The DNA region cataaaatctCATGGTGCCGTACAATAAGgggaatattttaaagagGGGAAATGTTTATCCGCAATTATACGTCTTGCTACAAATTcttaataaatttgaaagGCGTACAATTTTAAGCGCGCATGTATGAAAAAACAGatttagagaaaaaaatatttcacaaTACTTCTGAATCggtaaaatttttgtacttaaaatttatgtgaaaataattttttttttaaaaaccttCGTCAATATGTAgcattatatgtacatatattattttaaatccATAGTTAGCGTGTACTACGTAAACctatgttattattatatatttttacgaaaaaagggggaatttttcttaaaaaggcGTATGAAAATGTTGAAGCTAAAACAAAATGtcttatttaatttttttattttaaaagcttTACTGCAAAAtggctttcctttttttttttttttaaaactcaAAGTAAGGCATATTTCCGTCAAATTTGAAACAAATGGATAAGTTTTTCGAATAATTCGTAAAATGGTAAATCATTTGGGaatagaaaaaaacgcagaaaGCAAATGAATGCGGTTGGTGGGGACAAACATAGATGAACCAATCGATTTAGCGCAGTTTAAAAACTtccatttcgcaaaaaagcaTAATCCGTAAAAGtgcgcatatatgtatgtgcccACGTATGCCTGCAAAAGTTACGCATTAGGGGAGGCTTAAGTTAAACCCTAAGGGTGACATGCGTGTACACGGCTGTCCAATCGGTAGTGTGGTAACACCAAGCAAAAACGgcatacataaaaatgtgcccTCTCGTAGTATATCCAATGTAACGAAAATGTCACTTAAATGCCATTAAAGgaaataacaaaatgaaataaaaaaataacaaaataaccaTTCAAATTCGAAACAAATCAAGCGAAAGAAGCTTTTGCAAAAGCTTCAAAATAGCTACCTCCCACCGGTGaaaaacaaagggggggaaattataGCCACGGTATAGAACAAACTAATAAATCATTTTAGAGATCTTTTGGAGCTTTCCGAGTGATCCTTGAAACGAGGTTTGCTTATgtcacgtttttttttgtcacttctcatcttcttcatcagGATGTAAAGAATTAACATAAAACCTGCGACAGCAAATACAAACATAGTAGTAGGTTCCGCATCATAAGataaataagaaaatgtGGATACTATGAGCACAAAGGGTAAGCCAAATAATAAACAGTATTTCTTAAATTTTCTCATCTTATATTTCTGTTTGCTAATATTGGGGTCGTTTTTACATTCATCAATATAACGGCACgcttcaaatatttttttttcaatttgggAATCCAGCATGCGGATGGGGTTGCGCACagactttttctttttcctcataCCATCTGAGGAGCGTGCAGCCTTGCTGGGCTTTGATTGGACCAAGCCTCCATCTTCTCTTAACTTCTTCTGATTATCTATCATTTTAAGTACTTGGGTGTTCATTAGCTTCATCTTcgttaatttttccttcatcatattaattttttctagcCCTTCAAGCAACTTCTGCTGATCCTCCgcattataaattttactgttcattattttttgcttcaaaaGATTAAGTCGTTCCTCATTTTCTCttatttcttcatcatgTTCCagacattttaatattcctttgttctcaattttttctaacaTACGCTTGTCGATGGTATAGCTTAAACCGGATCTTCCTTTTAATggaattttctccttctcatCACCTGCCAGGGACTCTTCATACACAGTTTCAGCATCGCTTTGATCTTCTTCATatctatttttaatattccaGAAGCTGGCCTCTGAGTCGTAAACTGATTCGAGTTCCGTGTCGATGTCTGCCACGAGCAGTCGACTGGTTCTCAGTTGGGATGTTTCAGCGAAGTTGTTCTTCCTTAACTGTACACTGCATGAGCTCTAAAAagagaattataaaaaatgcatgtCTGTTAGTGAACGGAAGCGTCCTAATGCCACATCGCTATCAAGAAATGTACtcttttttagaaaaaatgaccacttatgaacaaataaaagggCCATATTGCAATGCTGtcatgtatatacatatatatgtaccgATCCGCTGTCGTAGTTGTGAGCTAATGGCAAAAAGACCAGCAAGAAAACTCTCGGCAAAGTGGCGATCATCATTTTGGGGAAGGCTTAAGACGTATTCGCTTTAACTCTATCGGTCGTAAATAACTCTACAAATTGCAATCGCGTAGACGTCTagatatattttcttctgTGAGTTATAAAAAGTGATAATTTACCTCACTAGatggtctccttttttttttctttcatataTGTCGTAAAAAAACCCTTAAATTGGGGGTTCTTCACAAAAATATAGGAAAGTTACAATTACGTAAAATTGAGGATACTTAAGTAGGAATAtgatttgaatttttttttttttcctaccttTCAAATTAGCATTTATTTACGAAGAAAAgagtttttaaataatgcGACATAagataattaattaattaatgtaattttACGCAATCGCTGCTTTAAAAAGTTGTTAAAATAAGTATCAAGTAATAACCAACAGCCTAGTTATAGAACAGCGCAAagttttggtatttttttttttttttttttgcagaaataatatattccaTAGGGGCATAAAAAATCGTGCAGAGGAAACTAAAAAATGCAAGGTAGAAGAAGGAAAGacgtaatatatattatatgttatattttatatatcgTTATGCCACCACGGTGCGCATACCgtaagggggaaaataactcaaaaagaaattttctaCAGATAAAAAATACGTCTTACTAAAAGGTTCTTAATTTCGAGCAGATACCATTTTAAGAACACGCAATGTTaggataaaataaagtattaatcatttttcttttccacgATAATGTTTATatagtaacaaaaaaataagatgaaaatagtatttttaaaaaagctatGACAATCTTCCTttatgcataattattaccATATTCCTACCACTCAAGAATGCAACTGCAGAgtctttattatataattttacaaaaaaaaggaaaaaaatgtctcAAAAAAGATTAATAAAACTTGCAATCTACAACGGGATTTgttattaaacattttttatttttaaagttacAGTCGaaaatgtttcttttttatttttttcctttttttttctgcttgtccataaaaaatttactaaGCAACATTTGGGGACATTTCATTTGCGGCAAAATCTTCTTACTCCTATGAggtatattattcatataatacAATTTAGTACTATGTAAACTGAGCAAAAGGaggaatttttctttttctttttttccttaaaaggATCAATTTGTTCTTAAATGTTTTAGTATAATCGTGGCGGCGGGGagatcaattttttaacttcattATAAGCAGCAATGTTCCTACTCCCAACGCGAGTATTCCCATTtcggtctttttttttttttttttccggaGATAACTTTAAGCACAAACAAAAGACTGAAATAGAAATACGCCAATTAGAGGTAAGGACATTTCAAAGagttcaaaaaaaacagcgtCAAAATGTTTCTACTAAAAATCATAAGACAGGAGTAAAACTCTGGGCTCCTTATTTAGCAGCATTATCGCAATAACTTAATTTTGCAGTATTGCCATTTGTGCCCCTAAGTAGGGACAcgctttatttatttattccgTTACTACGATATATGTAATACAAACCGCCTGTACATTTTGTGCTTCTCTCCCTTTATGCGAGTGAATAAATTTCTAGCGAAAGCTTTAATGAAGTTGTAACAAAAGTATAGGATTAAGAgatgcgattttttttttcctgcactTGAAataattccaaaaaatttcgcaaatgtttttttttataaaacacaAATGAGCATATACATGACAaccattttaagaaaatagaataaaacgaaataagaaataatttttctaacattattttttctgttttaatttttgagaAATTTAGAACAAACGAGAGGTGACTCTCTTTTCACCCCACATGGGTTGGGTACATACAATGCTGCactaaaaatggagaaaatttacaaatcGGGGGAGGGAAATGGAAACACCTACCATAACCTATTAGCATTAAAGAAGCACTCAAATTGATTAAACATATGTGTAATGACCTTCAATGACGGTACATACACATTTGTACGTTGTGCGCATCTGTTGAATCtccataattataaaaacgttTCATAAAACAACCCTTTTCTCGAATcacacaaaatgaattttttactCCTTTCTCCCCTCCTTCCTGCATAACATACTTCGAAAGGTATTATTTTAGAAGGAATAGGCACCAATAAATGgcaaacgttttttttctaagacagaaaaaaaatgaattgtaATTACTTAGCCTACTCGCTACGTTAATCCCCTCATATGCCCACACCGCGATGCGTCTCCCCATGACCATTTTCACCTTTACAAAGATAACTAAAAGGGGGTCCATTTGGCAAACTGCAGCTGTTCCTTTCCGCCATCCTTCCTTCCAAGTAATATTACGACCAACGGGTGAACCCTGCACTTAACCGATTGGCCTACATGCAATACTTTCAATTTACAGTCATGCGTAATgtttctaaaaaataaacaatcaGATGGTATAAACTTCCACTTCCtgtttatcattattttggGCGCATCAAGGAATGTAGAATATTCCCCAGGGGTGGTGAACATTACGCTAAAATGAACTCCTTACAAATGGGCAGCAATAAGCCAAGGTATTGGAGTCTACATGATGGTATGGGGGTTGGCCCCCCTTTAAAAATTACTCTCACAATTTTATGCCCGTCAAATGAGCTATTTTAAATACCCATCTGTAACAATACGGGAATTCTTTAATTGAGAACAATTTGCCCATccatttatgcatatattttcacCAACAGGTAACCCATTTTTAGGCCCCCTTCCTGCCGTGCATGAGGCCGATCCGTTAGAGCAAACTTCACAGCCGCTGATTTGTCAGTGGCCCTGTCCCAAttagggaacaaaaaaaattctaaacATATTCTCTATATATGTTAGTAACACCATGGGGTGcctacttattttttattttttttgggctCATAAAGAACCAtttgaaaagtaaaatgtcAACAAAGGGTCAATTAAACAAAAGCGCAGATTCGCGGGATGAAGAAGTACATATTAAcgaattaatttaaaaaaaaaactaataatCCATTAgcacaaaatatttttgatgCAGTTCCTCGCGCACAGTTGCCAGGACAGGCGAGCACAGTATGAAGGAACAGCCacgaaaaaaggcaaagaagGAGAGCCACACTTAGACACACAAGTAGCTTTCCAAGCTTCCACACGTTGagtaattaacaaaaattaaacatgaaaaaatgatttataataaatacaaggggggggaaagccaaGCGCCCCAATTCTCGTAAAGATTAAAAATGCGCATTTTCTCATATTGCCAATCGATATGTTTGGTTATCTTCCCACTTCACAACAGGTAAAATTTACTCGCACGGTAATATTCTTTCATGGTAGGTTTAGGCACCCCCACGCCGGAGAGTTCATACTTTATCGTTTTGAAGAAGAGATAGGCAAACTTCGCAGCAGCTAGGCCGCAGAATATCACTACCCATACGTATGCGTTTTTAGCCGAAAAACAGATGAACCCGATCAATAACACCAGAAGCGGCAGTGCCAACAACTTTCCGTAGCTGGTGAGCTGTATCTTGGTGTAGGTGTCCGAATCAATGTTAGGGTCATCCTTCGACTTATCAATGTAGCAGAGCTCtttgaatattttcttcTCAAGATAGGAGTCGGCCCTTTGCACATGCTTATGCGCCCACTGTAActttgtataaataaatttattcttCTTCAAAGTAGATAAGACTCCTTTTTTGACGATCTTATAttttgatttaatttttccatccCACTCATTCACTTTCAGCATCTCTTCCAACTCTttcaatttaattaattcttccaatttcattaattttattttttctttcatatCTTCTAGTTTGTCTAATttcatgcttttttttaattcctccaaatttactttttctttaatttcttgcagtttaaatatttcttcaaGTTTCTcggcttttattttttccttaatgtGATccaagtttattttttctctaaGTTCATTCAAATTTACTATTTCTTCTAATTTgcttaatttcattttttctttaatttcctccaactttattttctccttcagtTCTTTCAGCTCCTTTAGCTTCACCAGCTCTTGCAGCTTCTTAACGTTGAGCTTTTCCTCCAAATCGCTCAGCTTCATAACTTCTTGCAGCTTTTTAACGTTGAACCTTTCCTGCAAATCGTTGATATTCACAAGTTCTTGCAGCTTCTTAACGTTCAGCTTTTCCTCCAGCTCGTTAAGGTTGATTAGCTCCTTCACATTCTTTAGCATACTTTTTATCCCCTCTCCTGCACCAAACACGGAAAAATTATCATCATCCCCACTTTCACTTTGGGAGAGCAACCGACGGGTTAACGCCTCCACTGGGGGGTCTACCACGTTAAGTTCCTTGTCCGTAGTTTTCCTGCTCAATCcctaggaaaaaaaaatagcaaaatataacaaaacaaaacagcaTATGAAGGAATCTACCCAGTTAGAGAAAACGAAACGtagagaagaaaataaaacttctCCAAAGGTTAAGCAAATTAGCTAATCTGATATTTCCCCCCTACCGTGTTATGCCAAAACTGACATATCCATACTAAAAGGATAAACGTAAAAGTTTTAATACAAATGAGTAACTCCATTTTATCTCCCCCAAATTATCTCTTCACTATTTTGATAagcatagaaaaaaaaaagcagctgaaggaaaaataacaacTGCTTCGTTTGACCCTGCCAAAAGGTACCAAGCTCTCCTCAactattttgcaaattttactttttcgttcctttctttataatttaattaaatttgtgAATTATCAAATTGTATATGCGGGTAAATGCTAATTTGCAGACTTGTACCTATTTAATGAAAATCAAATCGAGGCAAAAGAAGTCCTCTTTACAGATGaggtaaaaaatttccataCAAATCTGCTTAAATTATAGcattaacttaaaaaaaaaaaaaataaaatatatctttttttacgTAGAATTGGTCTACATATTATTTCAATTATTaggttaatttttacaattcgcCAAATTACTGATTAGTTAATTGATTgattggttttttttttttttttttttttcgaaattaaCTTCCTCCTTTGATATTTgcctttatcttttttttgaaaatacgaTTGATTAACCCCATTAAGACGTAATTTAAACGGCATTTCTGTTTCCAACAAAATTTTCTATCTTTTTAAGTTCAAATTGTTTgctctatatatatatacatatatatatatatatattttttttttttttttctgcccagTAGGTTTAATTTgctatgaaaaaaaaattgttctacTATTCTACCATTCTACTACTATACGACAACTGCGTGTAAATAATTAGGTACAGCGTATCATACGTCGCGGAAAACAAATAGCTGTTCGCAAACAGAACGGAACGTCGAAATGTTAGCAAAACAAACTTCTTTATTCTTTTGAATTGTAATAATGGGGAAATCCGAATTGGCTCAAACAAGTATACATTTCTTctgataaaaatgtaacaaatgcaaaaaaaaaaaaaaaaaaaaaattctctccaaaaaggggcataATTAAATCGCTTCTACAGTTATGCAcaggttttaaaaaaggcagaaaatCAGCTCCAAAAGGTTCTGTTTCTCgccatttaaattttaaaa from Plasmodium vivax chromosome 4, whole genome shotgun sequence includes:
- a CDS encoding Pv-fam-b protein (encoded by transcript PVX_002530A), translated to MMIATLPRVFLLVFLPLAHNYDSGSSSCSVQLRKNNFAETSQLRTSRLLVADIDTELESVYDSEASFWNIKNRYEEDQSDAETVYEESLAGDEKEKIPLKGRSGLSYTIDKRMLEKIENKGILKCLEHDEEIRENEERLNLLKQKIMNSKIYNAEDQQKLLEGLEKINMMKEKLTKMKLMNTQVLKMIDNQKKLREDGGLVQSKPSKAARSSDGMRKKKKSVRNPIRMLDSQIEKKIFEACRYIDECKNDPNISKQKYKMRKFKKYCLLFGLPFVLIVSTFSYLSYDAEPTTMFVFAVAGFMLILYILMKKMRSDKKKRDISKPRFKDHSESSKRSLK
- a CDS encoding Pv-fam-b protein (encoded by transcript PVX_002535A), translated to MELLICIKTFTFILLVWICQFWHNTGLSRKTTDKELNVVDPPVEALTRRLLSQSESGDDDNFSVFGAGEGIKSMLKNVKELINLNELEEKLNVKKLQELVNINDLQERFNVKKLQEVMKLSDLEEKLNVKKLQELVKLKELKELKEKIKLEEIKEKMKLSKLEEIVNLNELREKINLDHIKEKIKAEKLEEIFKLQEIKEKVNLEELKKSMKLDKLEDMKEKIKLMKLEELIKLKELEEMLKVNEWDGKIKSKYKIVKKGVLSTLKKNKFIYTKLQWAHKHVQRADSYLEKKIFKELCYIDKSKDDPNIDSDTYTKIQLTSYGKLLALPLLVLLIGFICFSAKNAYVWVVIFCGLAAAKFAYLFFKTIKYELSGVGVPKPTMKEYYRASKFYLL